The DNA segment CAGCCGATCGTGTTGTCGTCGAGGCAGAATCCCGCGTTGACCAGACCGATGGTGTCGGCGCCGCAGAACATCCCGTCGAAATCCGTGGAGTCCCAGGACACCAGCGCGTCGACCGGGGTGAACTCGGCGCCGTCGAACGTCTCCGGATAGGCCTGCGCCCAGAACTCCTCGATGTCGCTGACCGCGGCGGCGGCCAGCGCGTCGATGTCACCGCCGTCGGAGTCGGCGACCTCGCGGGTGGGATCCTGGGCGTCGGGGCGCAGACCCGTCGGCCCGTCGGTGGCGTCCATCCCGGCCACGCGGAACGGATCGTCGAACACCGAGACGGGACGGCCCTGCAACGTGGTCGTACACGCCGCGACCGCGAGGCCCGCCACCAGCAGCGCCGCCGCCCCGAACACCTGCCGTCGGCTCATGCTGGGCGCCTCCCGGGTCGAGAACTCGTCTGAACAATAGAGACGTCAGGCGCCCGCGCGGAGGCGTTCGAGGGAGGCGCGCACCCGCACCGGGTCGGTGGTGGCCCAGAACGGCGGCAGCGATGCGCGTAGATAACCGCCGTAGCGGGCGGTGGCCATCCGGGAATCCAGCACCGCCACCACGCCGCGGTCGTCGGTGCGGCGCAGCAACCGGCCGGCCCCCTGGGCGAGCAGCAGTGCGGCGTGCGAGGCCGCCACCGCCATGAACCCGTTGCCGCCGTGCGCGGTGACCGCTCGCTGCCTGGCGGTCAGCAGTGGGTCGTCGGGCCGCGGGAACGGGATGCGGTCGATGAGCACCAGCGACAGCGACGGGCCGGGCACGTCCACGCCCTGCCATAGCGACAGGGTGCCGAACAGCGAGGTCTGCGGGTCGTCGGCGAAGCGTTCCACCAGAGCCGACGTGGTGTCCTCGCCCTGGCACAGCACCGGGGTGTCCAGGCGCTCGCGCATCACCTCGGCGGCGGCCTTCGCCGCGCGCATCGACGAGAACAGGCCCAGCGTGCGCCCGCCCGCGGCGGTGATCAACGCCTCGATCTCGTTGAGCTGTTCGGCCGACCCGGTGCCGTCGCGGCCGGGCGGCGGCAGATGCGCGGCGACGTAGAGGATCCCCGACTTGGCGTGTTCGAACGGCGAGCCGACGTCGAGACCCTGCCATGTCGTCTCGGCCAGCCCCCACGCGCGGGCCATCGTGTCGAACGTGCCGCCGACGGTCAGCGTCGCCGAGGTCAGCACGGTGGTCGCGTGCTCGAACAGCCGGGTGCGCAGCAGGCCGGCCACCGACAGCGGCGCCACCCGCAGGATCGCGCTGACCGATCCGGAGTTGCCGCCCTCGTGGTCCAGCCACACCACGTCGTAGCGGTCGGGGATGGCGGGGACGAAGGAGTCGACGATGCGGGAGGCGGTGTCGCTGACCTCGGTCAGCGCGGTCACCGCCTCGGTGCGGGCGGCGGCGGCCTTCGGATCGGTCGGCGCGGTGTCGATCGCGAGGCGCGCCCGGTCGGCCGCATCGCGCAGCGCGGTCAGGTACGTGGCGAGTTCGTCGTCGAGCCGGTCGATGCGCCCGGGCGTTCCGTCGTGGATCGCCGACGACACGTTGGCGACCGCCGCCTCCAACCGCTCGGCGAGTTCGGCGTCCACCAGGCGCGCCGCCCTGCGGTGGGCGACGCCGAGGGAGGTCGCCGACAGTTCGCCGGTCGCGACCGAGGTCACCCGGTCGGCCAGCTCGTGGGCTTCGTCGACCACCACCGCGCTGTGTTCGGGCAGCACGGCCGCGTCGGACATCGCGTCGATCGCGAGCAGCGCGTGGTTGGTCACCACGACGTCGACGTCGGCGGCCTTCCCGCGCGCCTTCTCGGCGAAGCAGTCCGTGCCGTACGGGCAGCGGGTGACGCCGATGCACTCCCGCGCCGACACGCTGACCTGACGCCACGACCGGTCCGGGACGCCGGGCCGCAGCTCGTCGCGGTCGCCGGTCTCGGTGTCCGACGCCCACTTGGTCAGCCGCTGGACGTCGCGGCCGAGCGCGGTGGCGGCCACCGCGTCGAAGAGCTCCTCCTGCGGGCGGTCGTCCGGATCCGTCGTCCCCGTGGTGCCGTTGTGAATCTTGTTCAGGCACAGGTAATTTCCGCGGCCCTTCAACAGTGCGAACTGTGGCCGGCGGGGCAGCGCCCCGGTCAGCGCGTCCGCCAGGCGGGGCAGGTCGCGGTCGACGAGCTGACGCTGCAGGGCGATCGTCGCCGTCGAGACCACCACCGGCTGCCCGGCCGACACCGCGTGGGCGATGGCGGGCACCAGGTAGGCCAGCGACTTGCCGGTGCCGGTGCCTGCCTGCACCGCCAGGTGCTGGCCGGTGTCGAATGCGCGTGCCACCGCGCGGGCCATCTCGACCTGTCCGGTGCGTTCGGCGCCTCCCACCGCCGCCACCGCCGCGGCCAGCAGATCGGTGACGCGTTCGGTGGCGTTCTCGGTGTCCGCGGCCACTGTCAGAGACGCCCGCGTCCGGAGGGGGCGATCATGCGGGTGGGGATCGCCGGTTCGCCGCGGGAGAGTTTGAGCCCGTCCCACGGCAGGCTGTGCAGTCCGGCGGTGACCCGCTCACGCGCCGCGTCGAGGCCGGGGTCGGCGACCGGTTCGCCGGCGCGCACCAGCGGCACCGTCACCGGGCGGAAGTCGTAGCCGTTGCCGTCGGCGGGCGGTGCGCCGTACGGGTGCACGATCTCCTCGACGATGGTCCCGGACGGTTTGACCAGCCGGCCGGCCTGTTTGCGTCCGCCGTGGGATTCCTTGTGGCTGCTGCGTTTCTCCACCGGCAGACCGTCGACCTCGACGAGTTTGTAGACCATGCCCGCGGTGGGCGCGCCCGAGCCGGTGACCAGCGACGTTCCGACCCCGTAGATATCGACCGGTTCGGCACGCAGTGCGGCGATCGCGAACTCGTCGAGGTCTCCGGAGACGACGATGCGGGTCCGGGTCGCGCCGAGCCCGTCGAGCTGGGCGCGCACCTGGCGCGCCAGCACCCCGAGGTCGCCGGAGTCGATCCGGACCGCGCCCAGCTCCGGACCGGCCACCGCGACGGCGTTGGCGACCCCGGCGGTGATGTCGTAGGTGTCCACGAGCAGCGTGGTGTCGGCGCCGAGGGCCTCGACCTGCGCGCGGAACGCGGCCACCTCGTCGGGCCCGTCCTGCGTGGTGTGCAGCAGCGTGAACGCGTGGGCGCTGGTGCCCAGCGCGGGGACGCCGTAGCGGCGTTGTGCCTCGAGGTTGGAGGTTCCGGCGAATCCGGCGAGGTAAGCCGCCCGCGCGGCGGCCACCGCGGCCTGCTCGTGGGTGCGCCGGGACCCCATCTCGATCAGCGGCCGTCCCTGCGCCGCACCGGCCATCCTGGCCGCGGCCGCGGCGATCGCGCTGTCGTGATTGAAGATCGACAGCGCCAGCGTTTCGAGCAGCACGCATTCGGCGAACGTGCCGTGCACCGACAGCACGGGGGAGCCGGGGAAGTACAGCTCGCCCTCGGGGTAGCCGTCGACATCACCGGCGAAGCGGTAGCCGGCGAGGTAGCGCAGCGTCTCGTCGTCGAGGAACTCGGCGACCACGGACAGCGCCACATCGTCGAAGGTGAACTGCCGCAACATCTCGACGAACCGAGCCGTACCCGCGACGACACCGTAGCGGCGGCCGTCGGGGAGCCGGCGGGCGAAGATCTCGAACGTCGCGCGGCGGTGCGCGGTCCCGTCCCGCAGCGCGGCCGCCAGCATCGTCAGCTCGTATTTGTCGGTCAGCAGCGCGGCTGTCACAGCTGCCACCGTAACGGGTGGGCCGGGCCGTCCCGGTATCCTGACGACATGGTTACACCGGCGAAAGCCCCGGGGACCCGCGAGCAGCGCGATGTGGCCACGGTGCCGCATCAGGACGAGGCCACCGACTCACCCTGGGTGACCATCGTCTGGGACGACCCGGTGAACCTCATGACCTATGTGACCTACGTCCTGCAGAAGCTGTTCGGCTACAGCGAACCGCATGCCACGAAGTTGATGCTCCAGGTGCACAACGAGGGCAAGGCCGTCGTGTCGGCGGGCAGCCGGGAGTCCATGGAGGTCGACGTGTCGAAGCTGCACGCCGCCGGGCTGTGGGCGACCATGCAGCAGGATCGCTGACCGGGGCCGCTGGGGTGCGCAAATGGAAGCGTGTGCAGACCGCCGACGGTGCCAGGTTCCGGTCCGCGCTGGAGCCGCACGAGGCCGCGCTGCTGCAGAGCCTGGTGACGTCGGTGAAGGGCATGCTCGACGAACGTGAATCGTCCGCTCCGGCAGACGAACTGGAGGAGATCACCGGCATGAGGACCGGGCACTCCTCGCCGCCGCAGGATGCCACGATGAAGCGGCTGCTTCCGGACTTCTTCCGGTCGGCCACCGACCACCCGGCCGGCTCCGGGACGGCCGAGAGTCTCAACAGCGCATTGCGCAGCCTGCACGAACCGGAGATCCTGGCCGCGAAACGCGATGCGGCACAACGACTACTGGACACCGTGCCGGCCGGTGGCGGGCGCTTCGAGCTCACCGAGGACGATGCGCACGCGTGGGCCGCCGCGGTCAACGACGTCCGACTGGCGTTGGGCGCGATGCTCGACATCGAGTCCACCGGGCCCGACGGAGTTCCCGCCGACCATCCGATGGCCGGCCATGTCGACGTCTACCAGTGGCTGACGGTGCTGCAGGAGTACCTGGTGCTCAGCCTGGTCGGGAAGCCGCTCCGGTGAACGCCGGGTCGATCACCGACGTCGCCGGGATCCGTGTCGGCCACCACGACCGCCTCGACGACGACGCCGAACTGGGCAGCGGGTGGGCCACCGGCACCACCGTGGTGCTGACCCCGCCCGGCACCGTCGGCGCCGTCGACGGCCGGGGCGGCGCCCCCGGCACCCGCGAAACCGATCTGCTCGATCCGAGCAACTCGGTGCGCCACGTCGACGCCGTCGTGCTCACCGGCGGCAGCGCCTACGGACTGGCCGCCGCCGATGGGGTGATGACCTGGCTCGAACAGCGGGGGCGCGGCGTCGCGATGGACGGCGGGGTGGTGCCGATCGTGCCCGCCGCGGTGATCTTCGACCTGCCGGTCGGCGGCTGGGCGTGCCGGCCGACCGCGGACTTCGGCTACGCCGCCGCCGAGAGCGCCGGCGTCGAGGTCGCCGTCGGGACGGTCGGCGCCGGGGTCGGAGCGCGGGCGGGGGCGCTCAAGGGCGGCGTCGGGACGGCCTCGACGGTCCTGGATTGCGGGGCGACGGTCGGTGCGCTGGTGGTGGTGAACGCCGCGGGTGAGGCGTTCGACACGGCCACCGGACTGCCGTGGATGACCGAGTACCAGCACGAGTTCGGGCTCGTCACGCCGCCGGCCGACCAGATC comes from the Mycolicibacterium litorale genome and includes:
- a CDS encoding ATP-dependent DNA helicase, translating into MAADTENATERVTDLLAAAVAAVGGAERTGQVEMARAVARAFDTGQHLAVQAGTGTGKSLAYLVPAIAHAVSAGQPVVVSTATIALQRQLVDRDLPRLADALTGALPRRPQFALLKGRGNYLCLNKIHNGTTGTTDPDDRPQEELFDAVAATALGRDVQRLTKWASDTETGDRDELRPGVPDRSWRQVSVSARECIGVTRCPYGTDCFAEKARGKAADVDVVVTNHALLAIDAMSDAAVLPEHSAVVVDEAHELADRVTSVATGELSATSLGVAHRRAARLVDAELAERLEAAVANVSSAIHDGTPGRIDRLDDELATYLTALRDAADRARLAIDTAPTDPKAAAARTEAVTALTEVSDTASRIVDSFVPAIPDRYDVVWLDHEGGNSGSVSAILRVAPLSVAGLLRTRLFEHATTVLTSATLTVGGTFDTMARAWGLAETTWQGLDVGSPFEHAKSGILYVAAHLPPPGRDGTGSAEQLNEIEALITAAGGRTLGLFSSMRAAKAAAEVMRERLDTPVLCQGEDTTSALVERFADDPQTSLFGTLSLWQGVDVPGPSLSLVLIDRIPFPRPDDPLLTARQRAVTAHGGNGFMAVAASHAALLLAQGAGRLLRRTDDRGVVAVLDSRMATARYGGYLRASLPPFWATTDPVRVRASLERLRAGA
- a CDS encoding nicotinate phosphoribosyltransferase, which translates into the protein MLAAALRDGTAHRRATFEIFARRLPDGRRYGVVAGTARFVEMLRQFTFDDVALSVVAEFLDDETLRYLAGYRFAGDVDGYPEGELYFPGSPVLSVHGTFAECVLLETLALSIFNHDSAIAAAAARMAGAAQGRPLIEMGSRRTHEQAAVAAARAAYLAGFAGTSNLEAQRRYGVPALGTSAHAFTLLHTTQDGPDEVAAFRAQVEALGADTTLLVDTYDITAGVANAVAVAGPELGAVRIDSGDLGVLARQVRAQLDGLGATRTRIVVSGDLDEFAIAALRAEPVDIYGVGTSLVTGSGAPTAGMVYKLVEVDGLPVEKRSSHKESHGGRKQAGRLVKPSGTIVEEIVHPYGAPPADGNGYDFRPVTVPLVRAGEPVADPGLDAARERVTAGLHSLPWDGLKLSRGEPAIPTRMIAPSGRGRL
- the clpS gene encoding ATP-dependent Clp protease adapter ClpS → MVTPAKAPGTREQRDVATVPHQDEATDSPWVTIVWDDPVNLMTYVTYVLQKLFGYSEPHATKLMLQVHNEGKAVVSAGSRESMEVDVSKLHAAGLWATMQQDR
- the aosR gene encoding oxidative stress transcriptional regulator AosR; protein product: MRKWKRVQTADGARFRSALEPHEAALLQSLVTSVKGMLDERESSAPADELEEITGMRTGHSSPPQDATMKRLLPDFFRSATDHPAGSGTAESLNSALRSLHEPEILAAKRDAAQRLLDTVPAGGGRFELTEDDAHAWAAAVNDVRLALGAMLDIESTGPDGVPADHPMAGHVDVYQWLTVLQEYLVLSLVGKPLR
- a CDS encoding P1 family peptidase gives rise to the protein MNAGSITDVAGIRVGHHDRLDDDAELGSGWATGTTVVLTPPGTVGAVDGRGGAPGTRETDLLDPSNSVRHVDAVVLTGGSAYGLAAADGVMTWLEQRGRGVAMDGGVVPIVPAAVIFDLPVGGWACRPTADFGYAAAESAGVEVAVGTVGAGVGARAGALKGGVGTASTVLDCGATVGALVVVNAAGEAFDTATGLPWMTEYQHEFGLVTPPADQIAAYADRHRELGPLNTTIAVVATDAALSPAGCRRVAVAAHDGLARTLRPCHTPLDGDTVFALATGAVEVPPDPTTPASMSPEVPLLTMVGAAAADCLARAVMVGVLAAEQAAGIPTYRDLLPGAVQQDMP